A genomic window from Oceanispirochaeta sp. includes:
- a CDS encoding sulfide/dihydroorotate dehydrogenase-like FAD/NAD-binding protein: MKKILEKKQLSADVFRMKIEAPLIAEERQAGQFLIIQIDQNYGERIPLTIANANAEEGFVEIIFQAVGATTQKLSRLNVGDFIENVLGPLGQPTHIEKKDGPVVCVGGGIGVAPMHPIVEAHHKAGNKVITIMGARNKELLIMEDEMRALSDELIICTDDGSYGRKDLVTVPLKELCESENPPSEVFAIGPPIMMKFCAETTRPFAVPTMVSLNTIMVDGTGMCGGCRVSIGNETKFVCVDGPEFDGHLVDFDNMMLRQKAYKKHEAHRCNLDVEAEKLEAKQK, encoded by the coding sequence ATGAAGAAAATTCTTGAGAAAAAACAGCTTTCTGCGGATGTCTTCCGAATGAAAATCGAGGCCCCTCTGATTGCGGAAGAAAGACAGGCCGGGCAGTTCCTGATCATTCAGATTGACCAGAACTATGGAGAAAGAATTCCCCTCACAATTGCCAATGCCAATGCCGAAGAAGGTTTTGTTGAAATAATATTTCAGGCTGTAGGGGCAACAACCCAGAAATTAAGCCGCTTGAATGTGGGTGATTTTATTGAAAATGTCCTGGGACCTCTGGGTCAACCTACCCATATAGAAAAGAAAGACGGCCCTGTCGTCTGTGTCGGGGGCGGGATCGGTGTGGCTCCTATGCATCCCATTGTAGAGGCTCATCACAAGGCCGGGAACAAGGTCATTACCATTATGGGAGCCAGAAATAAAGAGCTGCTTATCATGGAAGATGAAATGAGAGCCTTATCGGATGAATTGATTATTTGTACCGACGATGGTTCATACGGGAGGAAAGATCTGGTCACAGTTCCCCTCAAGGAATTGTGTGAATCCGAGAATCCCCCCTCGGAAGTGTTCGCCATCGGTCCGCCCATCATGATGAAATTCTGTGCCGAAACAACGCGCCCCTTTGCTGTGCCGACCATGGTCTCTTTGAACACCATCATGGTAGACGGAACCGGGATGTGCGGTGGCTGCCGGGTTTCCATTGGAAATGAAACTAAATTTGTATGTGTAGACGGACCCGAATTTGACGGTCATCTGGTTGATTTTGATAATATGATGCTTCGTCAGAAAGCATATAAAAAACATGAAGCTCATCGTTGTAATCTGGATGTTGAAGCTGAAAAACTGGAGGCAAAACAGAAATGA
- the gltA gene encoding NADPH-dependent glutamate synthase, with protein MSEYKSIEVLNQEAEEIWKNLKPAQMTAKMRRDIPQQDMPAQDPKVRRANMGEVALGYTEKQVLVESARCLQCKNEPCIKGCPVSIDIPRFLQKAGEGNFGEAIDVIKESSMLPAICGRVCPQEKQCMAECTLGKILKDPEKSVAIGRVERYLADWDRENRPDAEFIQPAPSGKKVAIVGSGPSGLTAAADLRKAGHEVTIFEAFHKPGGVTVYGIPEFRLPKEIVNLEVEGLKRMGVRFETNFLVGRTRKLKDLMEKDGYNAVYVASGAGLPKFMHIEGENLVGVFSANEFLTRSNLMKAYDRENAETPIYQARRVAVFGGGNVAMDAARTAVRMGAEEVYIIYRRTENEMPARVEEVHHAHEEGVIFKTLTNPVRILGDENGRVKAIECQKYELGEPDDSGRRRPIAIEGSEFFIEVETCIPSIGNSSNPLIKQTTPGLDFTDWGTVVVDDRQKTSLDGVYAGGDISQGAATVILAMGDGRRAAAALNEELK; from the coding sequence ATGAGCGAATATAAATCAATCGAAGTATTGAACCAGGAAGCCGAAGAGATCTGGAAAAATCTGAAACCCGCCCAAATGACGGCAAAGATGAGACGGGACATCCCTCAGCAGGACATGCCCGCCCAGGACCCGAAGGTAAGACGGGCCAATATGGGCGAAGTGGCTCTGGGTTATACGGAAAAGCAGGTTCTGGTGGAATCCGCTCGCTGCCTGCAGTGTAAAAACGAGCCCTGTATCAAAGGCTGTCCCGTGAGTATCGATATTCCCCGGTTCCTTCAAAAAGCCGGTGAGGGGAACTTTGGAGAGGCTATCGATGTCATCAAGGAGAGCAGCATGCTCCCCGCCATCTGCGGACGGGTCTGTCCCCAGGAAAAACAGTGCATGGCCGAATGTACCCTCGGTAAGATACTCAAAGATCCCGAGAAATCAGTGGCCATCGGCCGCGTCGAAAGGTACCTGGCCGACTGGGATAGAGAAAACCGGCCCGATGCGGAATTCATACAGCCCGCCCCTTCCGGGAAAAAAGTGGCCATCGTAGGGAGCGGACCTTCAGGGCTGACCGCCGCGGCAGACCTCCGAAAAGCCGGGCATGAAGTCACCATTTTTGAGGCCTTTCACAAACCCGGCGGAGTCACGGTATATGGTATTCCCGAGTTCAGACTGCCCAAAGAAATCGTAAACCTGGAAGTGGAAGGACTGAAAAGGATGGGAGTCCGCTTCGAGACTAACTTCCTGGTCGGACGAACCCGAAAACTGAAGGATCTGATGGAAAAAGACGGTTACAATGCCGTCTATGTGGCCTCCGGTGCTGGACTCCCCAAGTTCATGCATATTGAAGGAGAAAATCTGGTAGGAGTCTTCTCGGCCAATGAGTTTCTGACAAGATCCAACCTGATGAAGGCCTACGATCGGGAAAATGCGGAAACACCGATCTATCAGGCTCGTAGAGTCGCCGTTTTCGGAGGCGGGAACGTGGCCATGGATGCAGCCAGAACTGCCGTACGAATGGGAGCCGAAGAGGTGTACATCATCTACCGACGGACCGAAAATGAAATGCCCGCCCGTGTGGAAGAAGTCCACCATGCCCACGAAGAAGGGGTCATCTTCAAGACCCTGACAAACCCTGTCAGAATATTGGGTGATGAAAATGGGCGCGTTAAGGCCATAGAGTGTCAGAAGTATGAATTGGGAGAACCCGATGATTCAGGCCGCCGCCGTCCTATCGCGATAGAAGGCAGTGAGTTTTTCATTGAAGTAGAAACCTGCATTCCCTCCATAGGGAACTCTTCCAATCCGTTGATCAAACAGACCACACCAGGTCTTGATTTTACAGATTGGGGTACCGTGGTGGTTGATGACAGGCAGAAAACATCTTTGGATGGCGTGTATGCCGGGGGTGATATTTCCCAGGGAGCCGCTACGGTCATCCTGGCCATGGGTGACGGCCGTCGTGCTGCCGCCGCTCTCAATGAAGAATTGAAATAA
- the hisE gene encoding phosphoribosyl-ATP diphosphatase, translating into MTRGTVLALIIETEKGGTSAALMDEKGFSKSREQGQLWVSHPETGRILPFAGEGQFLKLEKRRNHYYALLPAGSSGEAYEDLIEETDIEEHDALEGSLKERGTTEILVSLTGTIQKRHLEMPSGSYTTHLFEKGSAKIKKKCGEEAIELVLAETREDLVYESADLIYHMMVLLENEELSIMDVLAELKKRDS; encoded by the coding sequence GTGACAAGAGGAACCGTATTGGCATTAATCATTGAGACCGAAAAGGGTGGAACAAGTGCCGCTCTGATGGATGAAAAAGGATTTTCAAAAAGCCGGGAACAGGGACAGCTCTGGGTCAGCCATCCTGAGACGGGCCGGATTCTTCCATTTGCCGGAGAGGGACAATTCCTGAAGCTTGAAAAGCGCAGGAACCACTACTATGCTCTCCTTCCCGCTGGATCCTCCGGGGAAGCCTATGAAGATTTGATCGAAGAAACAGATATAGAAGAGCATGATGCTCTGGAAGGTTCTTTGAAAGAGAGGGGTACCACAGAGATCCTGGTCTCACTGACCGGAACCATCCAGAAAAGGCATTTGGAAATGCCTTCAGGGTCCTACACAACTCATCTTTTTGAAAAGGGCAGCGCCAAGATTAAGAAGAAATGCGGTGAAGAAGCGATTGAGCTTGTTCTGGCCGAAACAAGAGAAGACCTAGTCTATGAATCTGCCGACTTGATTTACCATATGATGGTTCTTTTAGAGAATGAAGAACTCTCCATCATGGATGTTCTGGCAGAGTTGAAAAAAAGAGACTCCTGA
- the hisA gene encoding 1-(5-phosphoribosyl)-5-[(5-phosphoribosylamino)methylideneamino]imidazole-4-carboxamide isomerase: MLIIPAIDLLNGECVRLYKGDYSEVKSYERDPSRVALDFEKMGIKRLHLVDLDAARGEGQHNRDAVRKIRAVFSGIIELGGGVRSAEDVRELLEIGVDKLIVGTVLAREPEKVESWIQSFGKVFIAGIDARNGEVKVSGWEKGTALRDTALAEKCASMGITNIIYTNIDRDGTLAGPDLENTNRIASESGIIVTLSGGISSQDDFKSVFEKGHPLLRGVITGKAYYEGRLDLEKAIHDYQKRDEEIGW, from the coding sequence ATGCTGATCATACCGGCAATCGACCTCCTGAACGGAGAGTGTGTCCGTCTCTATAAGGGCGATTATAGTGAAGTAAAATCTTATGAGCGGGATCCGTCTCGGGTCGCATTGGATTTTGAAAAGATGGGTATCAAGCGACTCCACCTGGTCGACCTGGACGCAGCCCGGGGTGAGGGACAACATAATAGAGACGCAGTACGAAAGATCCGGGCCGTTTTTTCGGGGATCATAGAACTGGGGGGGGGCGTCAGGAGTGCAGAAGATGTGAGAGAACTCCTGGAGATCGGTGTCGACAAGCTTATTGTCGGTACCGTCCTGGCCCGGGAACCTGAAAAAGTTGAGTCCTGGATTCAATCCTTCGGGAAGGTGTTTATTGCCGGTATTGATGCCCGGAATGGGGAAGTCAAGGTTTCAGGATGGGAAAAAGGAACGGCTCTGAGGGATACCGCCCTGGCTGAAAAATGTGCTTCCATGGGAATTACAAATATTATTTATACCAATATTGACCGCGATGGTACGCTGGCAGGTCCGGACCTGGAAAATACCAATAGAATTGCGTCAGAATCAGGGATCATCGTGACTCTTTCCGGAGGAATCAGCAGTCAAGACGATTTTAAATCCGTTTTTGAAAAGGGACATCCCCTTCTCAGGGGTGTTATCACGGGTAAAGCCTACTATGAAGGACGTCTGGATCTGGAAAAAGCAATTCATGACTATCAGAAGAGGGATGAGGAGATAGGGTGGTGA
- a CDS encoding iron-containing alcohol dehydrogenase gives MVGFSFSANKKILFGWGETLSLVPLLKDQKGRVFFITGKSVKKNPLWKSLELELRREGIKADFEEISGEPSPEDVDSLCEQYRSSPPAVVVALGGGSVLDAGKAVSAMLRETGSVMEYLEGVGTKKPSGAKIPFFALPTTAGTGSECTKNAVLSRPGIKGFKKSLRHDNYIPDLALIDPQWLESLPREVIASCGMDAFSQLLESYISTEASPLSDALAEEGLTEFLEAFGVVLEGNAGKDEFSSIALGATLSGLTLANAGLGTVHGIAGVLGGLIEIPHGTACGLLLPPVMNGTFQELLKLDEDHPTLQKAAGLGQFLSGRMDLKTEESIQILMEELDRWTTLAALPGLKTLGLTEELLVRTAMESGNKNNPYSFSEEERLSFLRSVY, from the coding sequence GTGGTAGGTTTCTCATTTTCTGCCAATAAAAAAATCCTCTTCGGATGGGGTGAAACTCTTTCTCTTGTTCCCCTTTTAAAAGATCAGAAGGGGAGAGTCTTTTTTATTACCGGAAAATCCGTCAAAAAGAACCCCCTCTGGAAATCTCTGGAACTAGAGCTACGCAGAGAAGGGATCAAGGCTGATTTTGAAGAAATCTCGGGAGAACCCTCACCCGAGGATGTCGACTCTCTCTGTGAACAATACAGATCTTCCCCTCCCGCAGTCGTTGTTGCCCTGGGAGGAGGGAGTGTTCTGGATGCTGGAAAGGCCGTCTCCGCCATGCTGAGAGAAACTGGTTCCGTCATGGAATACCTGGAGGGAGTGGGGACGAAAAAACCGAGCGGTGCAAAAATACCATTTTTTGCACTCCCCACCACGGCTGGAACAGGCAGTGAGTGCACAAAAAATGCGGTCCTCAGCCGTCCCGGAATAAAAGGTTTTAAAAAATCCCTCCGTCATGACAACTACATTCCCGATCTGGCCCTGATTGACCCCCAATGGCTGGAAAGCCTTCCCCGGGAGGTCATTGCATCCTGCGGCATGGATGCCTTCTCCCAACTGCTGGAATCCTATATTTCCACAGAAGCTTCGCCCCTGAGCGATGCTCTTGCCGAAGAGGGACTGACAGAGTTCCTGGAAGCCTTTGGGGTTGTTCTGGAGGGAAATGCAGGAAAAGATGAGTTCTCCTCCATCGCCCTGGGAGCAACCCTCTCCGGCCTCACCCTGGCGAATGCCGGACTTGGTACGGTTCACGGAATAGCTGGAGTATTGGGGGGACTGATAGAGATTCCTCATGGAACAGCCTGCGGTCTTCTCCTCCCTCCGGTCATGAACGGGACCTTTCAGGAACTGCTGAAACTGGATGAAGACCATCCGACTCTCCAAAAAGCAGCAGGACTGGGACAGTTTCTATCGGGAAGGATGGATCTGAAAACTGAGGAATCCATACAGATATTGATGGAAGAATTGGATCGCTGGACGACCCTGGCTGCCCTCCCCGGGCTGAAGACTCTGGGGTTAACAGAAGAACTGCTGGTTCGCACGGCCATGGAATCGGGAAATAAAAATAATCCCTATTCTTTTTCAGAAGAAGAGCGTCTCTCCTTTCTCAGGTCCGTGTATTAA
- a CDS encoding Lrp/AsnC family transcriptional regulator, whose protein sequence is MQPDEIDWKIINLLRESYQNNNAIARILGISEGTVRQRLKKLKELEIVKIKALINPEVLENQQLATVAVNVVESSQLESKAKEIAELPNVLDVSITSGRFDLFVQVLVDSNHGLVSFLTRELALVQGVSSTESFLMLKSFNKFV, encoded by the coding sequence ATGCAGCCCGATGAAATAGACTGGAAAATAATCAACTTACTCAGAGAGAGCTACCAGAATAACAATGCCATTGCCAGGATTCTGGGAATCTCAGAGGGAACCGTCAGGCAGCGCCTGAAAAAATTGAAAGAACTGGAGATCGTCAAGATCAAGGCTCTGATCAATCCAGAGGTCCTAGAGAATCAACAGCTGGCCACAGTGGCTGTTAATGTTGTAGAATCCTCCCAATTGGAGTCTAAGGCTAAAGAAATAGCCGAGCTCCCCAATGTGCTGGATGTGTCCATAACTTCCGGTCGTTTTGATCTGTTTGTTCAGGTCCTGGTAGATTCAAATCATGGTCTGGTCAGTTTTCTGACCAGAGAGCTGGCATTAGTGCAGGGAGTAAGTTCAACTGAAAGCTTCCTGATGCTGAAAAGCTTCAATAAGTTTGTTTAG
- a CDS encoding acyl-CoA dehydratase activase, translating into MKSIGINIGSSSLKTVVLENGKEIWSNVIPHEGDFQNAVVTLLRDNEIEEGIPLLVTGTDGRFLLSAHSVIEPVCIEKALEITGHQVDAVVSMGGEDLVVYAVNRQGKITNNFSGSKCASGTGEFFKQQLARMDMTLDNVNHASPDSVVRPLSARCSVFMKSDCTHKLNKKEASKDDIVLSLSNVMATKVCDFLSRAKISSGLVLLSGGITKNKHILRFMKEKTPGIEFIIPREATYFEAFGAAHLAIENGSALPSVDKILKDSRVKFDRYDDLKNAEGKVKYFYSDVKPVQKGREYILGIDGGSTTTKACLIDMENCEVVAAHYGRTHGDPVQALKNCIIELRKKIHKDLGDDSSITISLAATTGSSREILGVFIETEAVYNEIIAHAFGTTHFSNDVDTIFEIGGQDAKYVLLENKVPIDYAMNEACSAGTGSFLEESAAGDLNIPHAREIGEIALKAENPLKFGEHCSAFINSDIRKAIQQGAKREDITAGIVTSIVSNYLNRVVGNRTIGKKIFLQGGVAKNKAVPLAFAMLLNKEILVPPSPELMGCFGVGILARQKLQDGLLQKGSIDLEAILDTQIDYERVFGCKSCENFCSIQVLKVNGHKYMFGGRCSKYTNSSKKVKSEVQIINYVDKRNEMLFESFAPSVLDFKRKRDFSVGIPRCFSVHTLYPLYSWFFHELGIKTVLSDEIAPEGIARVESAYCFPAEIAHGAVQDILNKGTDYIFVPHFRDMPSMEKDVHANFCPITQSLPYYIKKAFPQVPEEKFIPLIVTFKFGESKALEFFYELGEQLSIPAAEIKAAFHIAMKKQQDYLIASKVLGKEALKLAKEQNHPVIALLGRPYNAFTPEANMGIPRKFSSRGYSVIPFDILPEGDEEIYENMYWYYGQLDMKTAARLKDEPNVYVTYITNFSCAPDSFILHYIKWMMGTKPFLVLELDSHSADAGIDTRIEAFLDIITGYRSRLTSTKEERYDNGLRFINNGTDPLHLKNLNTGKTIPVKDNKKVKILLSNMGDLSTAMMASIIRNTGINAQALPISDSKTLQLARSHASGKECVPSHLVLGSALKFLNSQDYRKDEIYLLFVPITTGPCRTGQYFVFYENLFKDMRLENIIVITMSADNSYNELGPDFSKNMWWGLVIADYMKDIQTTLRACAQNPEEAMVLYSTLWHEMITAIEDDFKKVYPSLRKIARSVASIPLKKTMNEVPRILIVGEIYVRRDDFAVDELVDLMSRKNIIAKVSGISEWIHYLDFVRDYDLKKRLKLTTWYKRPFSKELKSLLILYIEMIWKHSVERGVKTRLDKSGLIPHTPYNMKKIMKNSSDNFVNLELNSEIAISSGVAATAMEEGYSGIVNISPFACLIGRVIEGLITPWAREKNYPVFSLEIDGNILPPNIINKLNIFMMNVIRFKSNPDSATLIEKDKPEVNRKNVKVSGDD; encoded by the coding sequence ATGAAAAGCATTGGAATCAATATTGGCAGTTCAAGCCTGAAAACCGTCGTTCTTGAAAATGGAAAAGAGATCTGGAGCAATGTTATCCCTCATGAGGGAGACTTCCAGAATGCTGTTGTGACCCTGTTAAGGGACAACGAAATAGAGGAAGGAATTCCCCTTTTAGTGACCGGGACAGATGGACGGTTCCTCTTATCAGCTCATTCCGTCATTGAGCCTGTCTGTATTGAAAAAGCCCTGGAAATAACAGGTCATCAGGTTGATGCAGTGGTCAGTATGGGGGGTGAAGACCTGGTCGTCTATGCTGTGAACAGACAGGGGAAAATCACAAACAATTTTTCAGGCAGCAAATGTGCATCAGGGACAGGAGAATTCTTCAAACAGCAGCTGGCCCGTATGGATATGACCCTGGACAATGTGAACCATGCCTCCCCAGACAGCGTGGTACGTCCCCTTTCTGCCCGATGCTCTGTGTTTATGAAAAGCGACTGTACCCACAAGCTGAACAAAAAAGAAGCCAGTAAAGATGATATTGTCCTGTCCCTTAGTAATGTCATGGCCACAAAGGTCTGCGATTTTCTAAGCCGTGCAAAAATTAGCTCAGGTCTTGTCCTTTTGAGCGGAGGCATCACAAAAAACAAACATATTCTTCGGTTTATGAAAGAAAAAACACCCGGGATTGAATTCATCATACCCAGGGAAGCTACTTATTTTGAAGCCTTCGGTGCCGCTCATCTGGCCATTGAGAACGGATCAGCCCTCCCTTCAGTCGATAAGATACTCAAAGACAGCAGGGTCAAATTTGACCGCTATGATGATCTCAAAAATGCTGAAGGCAAGGTCAAGTATTTCTATTCTGATGTCAAACCCGTCCAAAAAGGACGGGAGTATATCCTGGGAATTGACGGTGGTTCTACAACCACAAAAGCCTGCCTCATTGATATGGAAAACTGTGAAGTTGTAGCTGCCCATTACGGGAGAACCCATGGAGACCCGGTGCAGGCTCTAAAAAACTGTATAATAGAGCTTCGTAAAAAAATCCATAAAGACCTGGGTGATGATTCATCCATAACTATATCACTGGCGGCCACCACCGGATCATCCCGGGAAATTCTGGGTGTGTTTATAGAGACAGAGGCCGTTTACAATGAGATTATTGCCCATGCCTTTGGAACGACCCACTTCAGCAATGATGTGGATACCATCTTTGAAATTGGAGGGCAGGACGCCAAATACGTACTTCTGGAAAACAAGGTCCCCATTGATTATGCCATGAATGAAGCCTGTTCAGCAGGAACTGGATCTTTTCTGGAAGAATCTGCCGCAGGAGACCTGAACATCCCTCATGCACGGGAAATCGGAGAGATAGCCCTCAAGGCGGAGAATCCGCTGAAATTCGGAGAACATTGCAGTGCCTTTATTAATTCGGACATCCGCAAGGCCATCCAGCAGGGAGCAAAGAGAGAAGATATTACCGCCGGTATCGTGACTTCCATTGTCTCCAACTACCTCAACAGGGTCGTCGGAAACAGAACCATCGGGAAGAAGATTTTTCTCCAGGGAGGTGTGGCTAAAAACAAAGCAGTCCCCCTAGCCTTTGCTATGCTCCTGAACAAGGAAATACTGGTGCCCCCGTCTCCTGAACTGATGGGTTGTTTCGGTGTAGGTATTCTGGCACGCCAGAAGCTGCAGGATGGTCTGCTCCAGAAAGGCAGCATTGACCTGGAAGCCATCCTGGATACACAGATAGATTACGAACGTGTATTCGGCTGTAAGTCCTGCGAGAATTTCTGCTCCATCCAGGTTCTCAAGGTAAATGGCCACAAATACATGTTTGGAGGTCGCTGCAGCAAATATACCAACAGCAGCAAAAAGGTAAAATCAGAAGTTCAAATCATAAACTATGTAGATAAACGAAATGAAATGCTCTTTGAGAGTTTTGCTCCTTCTGTTCTGGATTTTAAAAGAAAAAGAGACTTTAGCGTCGGAATTCCAAGATGTTTCTCTGTCCATACCCTGTACCCCCTGTATTCCTGGTTTTTTCATGAACTGGGCATAAAAACAGTCCTCTCCGATGAAATTGCCCCTGAAGGTATTGCCCGTGTGGAAAGTGCCTACTGCTTTCCTGCCGAGATAGCTCATGGAGCGGTCCAGGATATTCTGAATAAGGGAACTGACTATATTTTTGTACCCCATTTCAGAGACATGCCCAGCATGGAAAAAGATGTGCATGCCAACTTCTGCCCCATCACACAAAGCCTTCCCTACTACATCAAAAAAGCATTCCCACAGGTTCCCGAAGAAAAATTCATACCCCTGATTGTGACCTTTAAATTTGGAGAGTCAAAGGCTCTGGAATTCTTTTACGAACTGGGAGAACAGCTGTCCATTCCCGCCGCTGAAATTAAAGCGGCCTTTCATATCGCCATGAAAAAGCAGCAGGACTACCTGATCGCCTCCAAGGTTCTGGGAAAAGAGGCCCTGAAGCTCGCCAAAGAACAGAATCACCCCGTCATTGCCCTTTTGGGCCGCCCCTATAATGCCTTTACTCCTGAAGCGAATATGGGAATACCGCGAAAATTCAGCAGCCGCGGTTATTCGGTGATCCCTTTTGACATCCTCCCCGAAGGGGATGAGGAAATTTACGAAAACATGTACTGGTATTACGGCCAGCTGGACATGAAGACCGCCGCCCGTCTCAAAGACGAGCCCAATGTATATGTCACCTACATTACCAACTTCTCCTGCGCTCCCGACTCCTTTATTCTTCACTACATCAAATGGATGATGGGGACAAAACCCTTCCTGGTTCTGGAGCTGGATTCTCACTCCGCCGATGCAGGAATCGATACAAGAATCGAAGCCTTTCTGGATATTATCACCGGATATCGTTCCCGCCTCACATCAACGAAAGAAGAACGCTATGACAACGGATTACGATTTATTAACAATGGGACAGACCCTCTGCACCTGAAAAATTTAAACACTGGAAAAACCATTCCTGTCAAAGATAATAAAAAGGTCAAGATACTCCTATCCAACATGGGAGACCTGTCTACTGCCATGATGGCTTCCATTATTCGGAACACAGGAATCAATGCCCAGGCTCTTCCAATATCTGATTCTAAAACATTGCAGCTGGCCAGAAGTCATGCGTCAGGAAAAGAGTGTGTCCCCTCTCATCTGGTCCTGGGAAGTGCCTTGAAATTTCTGAATTCTCAGGATTACAGAAAAGATGAAATCTATTTGCTTTTTGTACCTATCACAACCGGGCCCTGCCGCACGGGGCAGTACTTCGTTTTTTATGAGAATCTTTTTAAGGACATGCGCCTGGAAAATATAATTGTCATCACCATGAGTGCCGACAACTCCTATAACGAACTGGGACCGGATTTCAGTAAGAATATGTGGTGGGGCCTTGTGATCGCCGATTATATGAAAGACATTCAGACGACTCTCCGAGCCTGTGCACAGAACCCGGAAGAAGCAATGGTACTATACAGTACGCTCTGGCATGAAATGATCACGGCCATAGAGGATGATTTCAAAAAAGTGTATCCCTCCCTCAGAAAAATTGCCCGGTCTGTTGCATCCATCCCTCTGAAAAAGACAATGAATGAAGTGCCCCGTATTCTGATCGTAGGAGAAATTTATGTCAGACGGGATGATTTTGCCGTAGACGAACTTGTAGATCTGATGAGCCGGAAAAATATCATTGCCAAGGTATCAGGCATTTCAGAATGGATTCATTACCTGGACTTTGTCCGCGATTATGATCTGAAGAAACGCCTCAAACTGACAACCTGGTACAAACGGCCTTTCTCTAAGGAATTGAAGAGCCTTTTGATTCTATATATTGAGATGATCTGGAAGCATTCGGTTGAAAGAGGAGTCAAGACCCGCCTGGATAAATCAGGGCTCATCCCTCATACGCCTTATAATATGAAAAAGATCATGAAAAACAGTTCTGATAATTTTGTGAACCTGGAATTGAACTCGGAAATTGCCATATCCAGCGGAGTTGCGGCCACGGCCATGGAAGAGGGCTACTCAGGAATTGTCAACATTTCCCCCTTTGCCTGCCTTATCGGGCGTGTGATTGAAGGACTGATCACTCCCTGGGCCCGGGAAAAAAACTACCCGGTTTTCTCACTGGAAATTGATGGCAATATTTTGCCCCCCAATATTATAAACAAGCTCAACATTTTTATGATGAATGTCATACGCTTCAAGTCAAATCCTGATTCAGCAACCCTGATAGAAAAGGACAAGCCGGAAGTGAACAGAAAGAACGTCAAAGTATCCGGTGATGATTAA
- the mnmA gene encoding tRNA 2-thiouridine(34) synthase MnmA codes for MKIALLLSGGVDSSVALYRLLEEGYSDITAYYLKIWLEDELSFMGTCPWEEDLEYARAVCDAKSVPLKVLPLQQEYYDQVVSYTLSELKKGRTPSPDIFCNQRIKFGAFFDKVNEHYDKVATGHYAVVEEVNGLTWLHRSPDPVKDQSYFLSHLSQEQLRKIMFPIGSMMKEEVRVLAEKYDLPNKDRRDSQGICFLGKIKYSDFVKHYLGEKEGEIRELESEEVLGRHKGFWFHTIGQRQGLGLSNGPWYVTSKDLEKNIIYVSSSKNVLERKRTVFTVCEPNWISRKPSGEELSLKLRHGPHLHDCRIKWLSPDRLEVTLDEGDKGIAPGQFAVFYEDNICLGGARIE; via the coding sequence ATGAAGATAGCACTATTATTATCCGGAGGAGTGGACAGTTCTGTCGCTCTGTACCGGCTCCTGGAAGAAGGATATTCAGATATTACAGCCTATTATCTCAAGATCTGGCTGGAAGATGAGCTCAGCTTTATGGGAACCTGCCCCTGGGAGGAGGATCTGGAGTATGCCAGAGCCGTTTGCGATGCAAAATCCGTCCCGTTGAAGGTTTTACCCCTTCAGCAGGAGTATTATGACCAGGTTGTATCCTACACACTTTCAGAATTGAAGAAAGGAAGGACTCCCAGTCCCGATATTTTTTGTAACCAGAGAATCAAGTTCGGTGCGTTTTTCGATAAAGTCAACGAACACTACGATAAGGTTGCCACCGGTCATTATGCTGTTGTGGAAGAAGTCAATGGTCTGACCTGGCTGCACCGTTCTCCCGACCCGGTCAAGGATCAGAGTTACTTTCTGTCTCATCTCTCTCAGGAACAACTGCGGAAGATCATGTTTCCTATCGGTTCAATGATGAAAGAGGAGGTCCGGGTTTTGGCAGAGAAATACGATCTGCCCAATAAGGACCGCAGGGACAGTCAGGGAATCTGTTTTCTGGGGAAAATAAAATATTCTGATTTTGTTAAACACTACCTGGGTGAAAAAGAAGGTGAAATCCGTGAACTCGAAAGTGAAGAGGTCCTGGGAAGGCATAAGGGATTCTGGTTTCACACCATTGGTCAGAGGCAGGGCCTGGGACTCAGCAACGGTCCCTGGTACGTCACATCCAAAGATCTTGAAAAGAACATCATCTATGTCTCATCCAGCAAGAATGTTCTGGAGCGGAAAAGAACTGTTTTTACGGTGTGCGAACCGAATTGGATCAGCAGGAAGCCCTCCGGAGAAGAACTCTCTCTAAAGTTGAGGCATGGGCCCCATCTTCATGACTGCCGGATCAAATGGCTCAGTCCGGATCGACTGGAAGTCACTCTGGACGAGGGTGACAAAGGGATTGCACCAGGACAGTTCGCTGTCTTTTATGAAGATAATATCTGTCTGGGCGGTGCCAGAATCGAATAG